From the Anaeromyxobacter dehalogenans 2CP-1 genome, the window GCGAGCCCCTTCGCCTTCACCACCGCGTCGGGCTCGGCGCCGGTGCGGAAGACCTCCTCCACCACCTGCTTCGCGCCCGGGCCGCCGATGGTGCCGGCGTCGACGAGGCGCAGCACCGCGGCGAGCCGCGCCGGCGTCATCTTCCAGGCGGCGGGCGCCTCGCCGGTCTCGTTCGCCAGCCGCGCCAGCTCCCCGGTCACCCAGTTCGCGACCTTCTTCGCCGCCTCCGGGCCGGCGCCGTACGCCCCGAGCGCCGCGTCGAACCAGGCCGCCACCGCGGCGTCCGCCACCAGGTTGCCGGCGTCGTAGGCGGAGAGCCCCAGCCTGCGCTGGTAGCGCTCGGCCCGAGCGCGCGGCAGCTCCGGCAGCTCGCCGCGGATCCGCTCCACCAGCGCCGCCTCGACGATCACCGGCGGCAGGTCCGGCTCCGGGAAGTAGCGGTAGTCGTGCGCCTCCTCCTTCGAGCGCATCGAGCGGGTCTCGCCGCGGTCCGGGTCGAACAGCCGCGTCTCCTGCACCACCGGCTCGCCCGCCTCGATCAGCTCCACCTGGCGGCGCGCCTCGAACTCGATCGCCTGCTTCAGGAAGCGGAACGAGTTCATGTTCTTGATCTCGCAGCGCGTGCCGAGCTCGGAGGCGCCCTTGCGCATCACCGACACGTTCGCGTCGCAGCGGAGCGACCCCTCCTGCATGTTCCCGTCGTTCACCCCGAGCGCCATCAGGATCGCGCGCAGCGCCTTCAGGTACTCGACGGCCTCCTCGGCGGAGCGCAGGTCCGGGCGCGAGACGATCTCGACGAGCGGCACGCCGGCGCGGTTCAGGTCCACGCCGGAGGCGCCGTCCGCGGACACGTCGTGCACGTTCTTGCCGGCGTCCTCCTCCATGTGGATCCGGACCAGCCGCGCGGTGTGGTCGCGGCCCTCGAGCGTGAACGTCACCTCGCCGCCCTCGCAGATGGGCAGCTCGTACTGCGAGATCTGGTAGCCCTTCGGGAGGTCCGGGTAGAAGTAGTTCTTCCGCGCGAACACGCTCTTCGGGCGGATCTCGCAGCCGAGCGCGAGACCGGTCCGCACCGCCATCTCCACCACCGCGCGGTTCAGCGCCGGGAGCGCGCCGGGGAGGCCCAGGCACACCGGGCAGGTGTGCGCGTTCGGCGCGCCGCCGAACGCGGTGGAGCAGCCGCAGAAGATCTTGCTCCGGGTGAGGAGCTGCGCGTGGACCTCGAGCCCGATCACCACCTGGAAGTCGGAGAGGGGCATCTCAGGGCTCCGGGGGCGCGGGCAGCGGCCCGAGCTCGCGCTCGAGCGCGCGCGCCGCGCGGAACAGGGTCGCCTCGTCGAACGGGCGCCCCACCAGCTGCAGCCCCACCGGCAGGCCGCTCGCAGCCTCCAGGCCGCACGGCACCGAGAGCCCGGGCAGCGCCGCCAGGTTGCAGGTGATGGTGAAGATGTCGGCCAGGTACATCCGGAGCGGGTCGCCGGTGCGCTCGCCCAGCTTGAACGCGACCGACGGGGTGACCGGGCCGGCGATGACGTCGCAGCCGCGGAACGCCTCGTCGAAGTCGCGGCGGATGAGCGTGCGGACCTTCTGCGCGCGCAGGTAGTAGGCGTCGTAGTAGCCGGAGCTGAGCGCGTACGTGCCGAGCATGATGCGGCGCTTGGGCTCGGCGCCCAGGCCGCGCTCGCGGCTCTCCGCGTACATCTCCTTCAGCCCCTTCGCGTCCGCGGCGCGCAGGCCGAAGCGCACGCCGTCGTAGCGGGCCAGGTTGGAGGAGGCCTCCGCCGGCGCGATGAGGTAGTAGGCGCCGATGCCGTACTTCGAGTGCGGCAAGGAGACGTCCACCAGCGTGGCGCCCAGGCGGCGGTAGGTGTCGAGCGCGGCGCGGACGGCGGCCTCGACGCCGGCGTCGAGCCCACCCGAGAGCCACTCGCGCGGCACGCCCACGCGCAGCCCGCGCGCGCCGTCCTCGAGCGGCGCGAGGTAGTCGTCCACCGGGCGGGTGGACGAGGTCATGTCGCGCGGGTCGTGGCCGGCGATGGTGCGCAGGACCAGCGCCGCGTCGCCCACCTCGCGGGCGAGCGGGCCCACCTGGTCGAGCGACGAGGCGAACGCCACCACGCCGTAGCGCGAGACGCGGCCGTAGGTCGGCTTCACCCCGACCACGCCGCAGAACGCGGCCGGCTCGCGGATGGAGCCGCCGGTGTCGGTGCCGAGCGAGGCGTGCACCTGCCCCGCCGCCACCGACGCGGCGCTGCCGCCGGAGCTGCCGCCCGGCGTGCGGGAGAGGTCCCACGGGTTGTGGCAGGGCTTGTACGCGCTGTTCTCGTTGGACGAGCCCATGGCGAACTCGTCCATGTTGAGCTTGCCGACGATCACCGCGCCGGCGGCCTCGAGCCGCTCCACCACGGTGGCGTCGTAGGGCGGCAGCCAGCCCTCGAGGATGCGCGAGCCCGCGGTGGTGGGGACGCCCTTCGTGACGAAGAGGTCCTTCACCGCCACCGGCACGCCGTCCAGCTCGGAGCGGCGCTCGCCGCGCGCGGCGCGGGCGTCGGCCGCCCTCGCGGCGGCGCGCGCGCGATCCGCGCTCACCGCCAGGAACGCGCCCAGCTTGCCGTCCGTCGCCTGGATGCGCGCCAGCGAGGCCTCGACCAGCTCGGAGGACGAGATCGCCTTCGCGGCGACGCCCGCCCCCGCCTCGCGCAGCCCGAGGCGGCAGAGCTCGTGCGCCGGCGTGCTCATTCGATGATCCTCGGCACCTTGAAGGCGGTGCCCTCGCGCGCCGGGGCGGCGGCGGTCGCCTCCTCCGGCGTCAGCGACGGGAGCACCGCGTCCTCGCGCCGCGCCGGCAGCTCGCCGGCGGCGAGCGCGTGGGTCATCGGCTCGACCGCCGTGACGTCGAGCTCCTCGAGCTGGCGGACGTGGTCGAGGATGGCCGAGAGCTGCCCGGCGAAGGTGCGCTCCTCCTCCTCGGACAGCCTCAGCCGCGCCAGCACGGCGATGCGCCGGACCTCCTCGAGCGACAGCGCCATCTGCCGCCTACGCCTTCGACTCCGGCTTGAACCAGTTCAGGATCGCGCTCATCACGCCGCGCGACTCCGGCTTCTCGAGGTGCTCGAGCTCGCCCTTGTCGAGGAAGATGCCGCTGCACGAGAAGCACACGTCCACGTCCACGCCGCGGAGCTTCATCTCCTGCATCTGCATGCCGCACTTCGGGCAGTGCATGAAGTGGAGGTCCTTCAGGCGCTTCCGCTCCGACTCCTCCGTCTCCTTCTTGAGCTGGAGCGCGAGCTTCCGCTTCTTCTCGGCGTCCTCGCGGACGAAGTACTCGTCCTCGGTGGTGGACGGCTTCCCCGGCGTTCCCTTGTCGGACATGGTCATCTCCTCAGTGCGTCGATGGCGTTCCGGGCGACCGCGGCCTCCTCGCCGTCGGGATGATGCGCGAGGTACCGCTCGTAGTACCTGATGGCTTCCGCGTCGTTCCCCTGCCACCGGTATGTCTCGGCGAGCCCGAGGGTGGCGTCCGGATTCTCCGGCTCCACCCGCAGCGCCGCCTGGAAGGCCGCCTCGGCGGAAGGGTAGCGGGCGAGATCGAGATAGCACAAACCCTGCCCGGTCAGGGCCGCCACGTTGTCGGGATCCGCGGCGAGCACGCCGCGGTAGAGCTCGAGCGCCCGCGCGATCTGGCCGCGGCTCCGCAGGCGGCCGGCCTGCGCGAGCGCGTCGGCGCCCGCGGGCGGCCTCGCGGCGGCGCCCGCCTGCTCCGGCGCGGCCGCGGGCGGCGCGGCGTCCGGCGAGGGCGCGGCGCCGGGCGCCTCCGCCGGCGCGGGCGCGGGAGCGCCGGTGGGCGGCGGTGCGCCCGGGGCGATGGCGCCGGTGGGCGAGGGCTCGCCGGGGGATCCGGCCGCGGGCGACGGCGAGGTGGGCGCGGCCTCGGGCGCGACCGCGGACGGCGGGGCCGGCTCTGCGCCGGGCTGCGGTCCGGGCGCGGCCGGCTCGGCCTCCGTCGGCGGCGAGGCGGCGTCGCCGCCGAACAGGTCCACCTGGGCGCGCATCCGGTCGAGGAGCACCTTCGCCCCGAGCCCGAGCCCGCCGGCGAGCACCAGCGCCAGGATCAGCTGCGGCGCCCGGCTCCGCCGCAGGCTGGTGGAGGGCGGGCTCCCCGGATCGAACGTGCCGGCGCCGAACGCGGCGGGCGGCTCGATGCGGGCCGCGGTGGGCGGGACGACCGGGCGCGGGACGTCCGGCGGCGCAGGAGGGGCCGCCGCGGGCGAGGCGGCGCGCGCGCCGGGTGTCGCGGGCGCGGCCGGGGGCGCCGGCGGGGCGGGGGCGGCGGGAGGTCCGGCCCGGGGCGGCGGCGCGAGCGGCCTCGCGCCGAGCGCGTGCTCCGGGCGGAGCGGGGTGGTGACGAACACCACCTTCCGTCTCACCTCGAAGAGGTACCCGCAGTTGGTGCACTGAAGGGCCACGCCGGCGGCCGTCACCTGCTCGTCCTCGAGCACGTAGGCCGCCCTGCAGCGCTCGCAGCGGATGTCCATCGGTCCCCGGAGAAAACCTCGCGCTTCCGCAGGATTCTACGCGAGCGCCCCCCGCCCCGCCGAAAAATTGACCCCCCGGTACCCCCCGATATCCTCCCGGAGGCAGGCCCTCGTCCGCGCGAGCGGCGTGTTCCACCCTCGAGGTCCCGTCGTCGCCATGGGCAAGCCCAAAGCCAATCGCCGTGTCTCCCCGAAGGAAAAGGGAAAGCGCGGCGACCCGCCCGCCGAGCGCGCGAAGGGCGGCGCCGCC encodes:
- a CDS encoding zf-TFIIB domain-containing protein is translated as MSDKGTPGKPSTTEDEYFVREDAEKKRKLALQLKKETEESERKRLKDLHFMHCPKCGMQMQEMKLRGVDVDVCFSCSGIFLDKGELEHLEKPESRGVMSAILNWFKPESKA
- a CDS encoding tetratricopeptide repeat protein, which translates into the protein MDIRCERCRAAYVLEDEQVTAAGVALQCTNCGYLFEVRRKVVFVTTPLRPEHALGARPLAPPPRAGPPAAPAPPAPPAAPATPGARAASPAAAPPAPPDVPRPVVPPTAARIEPPAAFGAGTFDPGSPPSTSLRRSRAPQLILALVLAGGLGLGAKVLLDRMRAQVDLFGGDAASPPTEAEPAAPGPQPGAEPAPPSAVAPEAAPTSPSPAAGSPGEPSPTGAIAPGAPPPTGAPAPAPAEAPGAAPSPDAAPPAAAPEQAGAAARPPAGADALAQAGRLRSRGQIARALELYRGVLAADPDNVAALTGQGLCYLDLARYPSAEAAFQAALRVEPENPDATLGLAETYRWQGNDAEAIRYYERYLAHHPDGEEAAVARNAIDALRR
- the gatB gene encoding Asp-tRNA(Asn)/Glu-tRNA(Gln) amidotransferase subunit GatB, with the translated sequence MPLSDFQVVIGLEVHAQLLTRSKIFCGCSTAFGGAPNAHTCPVCLGLPGALPALNRAVVEMAVRTGLALGCEIRPKSVFARKNYFYPDLPKGYQISQYELPICEGGEVTFTLEGRDHTARLVRIHMEEDAGKNVHDVSADGASGVDLNRAGVPLVEIVSRPDLRSAEEAVEYLKALRAILMALGVNDGNMQEGSLRCDANVSVMRKGASELGTRCEIKNMNSFRFLKQAIEFEARRQVELIEAGEPVVQETRLFDPDRGETRSMRSKEEAHDYRYFPEPDLPPVIVEAALVERIRGELPELPRARAERYQRRLGLSAYDAGNLVADAAVAAWFDAALGAYGAGPEAAKKVANWVTGELARLANETGEAPAAWKMTPARLAAVLRLVDAGTIGGPGAKQVVEEVFRTGAEPDAVVKAKGLAQVSDEGAIEAAVDKVLAANPGEAEKYRGGRKNLLGFFVGQVMKEMRGKGNPAVVNALLRRKLGD
- the gatC gene encoding Asp-tRNA(Asn)/Glu-tRNA(Gln) amidotransferase subunit GatC, with the translated sequence MALSLEEVRRIAVLARLRLSEEEERTFAGQLSAILDHVRQLEELDVTAVEPMTHALAAGELPARREDAVLPSLTPEEATAAAPAREGTAFKVPRIIE
- the gatA gene encoding Asp-tRNA(Asn)/Glu-tRNA(Gln) amidotransferase subunit GatA: MSTPAHELCRLGLREAGAGVAAKAISSSELVEASLARIQATDGKLGAFLAVSADRARAAARAADARAARGERRSELDGVPVAVKDLFVTKGVPTTAGSRILEGWLPPYDATVVERLEAAGAVIVGKLNMDEFAMGSSNENSAYKPCHNPWDLSRTPGGSSGGSAASVAAGQVHASLGTDTGGSIREPAAFCGVVGVKPTYGRVSRYGVVAFASSLDQVGPLAREVGDAALVLRTIAGHDPRDMTSSTRPVDDYLAPLEDGARGLRVGVPREWLSGGLDAGVEAAVRAALDTYRRLGATLVDVSLPHSKYGIGAYYLIAPAEASSNLARYDGVRFGLRAADAKGLKEMYAESRERGLGAEPKRRIMLGTYALSSGYYDAYYLRAQKVRTLIRRDFDEAFRGCDVIAGPVTPSVAFKLGERTGDPLRMYLADIFTITCNLAALPGLSVPCGLEAASGLPVGLQLVGRPFDEATLFRAARALERELGPLPAPPEP